The following coding sequences lie in one Fusarium poae strain DAOMC 252244 chromosome 1, whole genome shotgun sequence genomic window:
- a CDS encoding hypothetical protein (TransMembrane:7 (o6-27i48-67o87-107i119-140o146-167i188-206o218-240i)) has product MATLHQYDYIFALTVLFACLDAWNIGANDVANSFGTSVSSRSLTMKQAMLVAAVCEFSGSVSVGSRVADTIRTKIVDPHHYDSSPGVLLLVMMCTIVSSSLFLTFATRQGLPVSTTHSLIGGLVGAATASIGIKKVSWGWHGISQIFAAWVIAPLIAGCFGYLLFLCTKKFILMKRTAVKRAFFSIPFYTYLTVGALTMLLVWKGIHVIDLSPRDTVIAIFATATGMTFLQAVFLLPFLWTRIMHEDWTLKWYHVFQGPMLLWRSPPPPTPIGFTKPSIRDYYQGHLTREELNYIRTSETLLQSIQTPNGELPDLDRDDEWILPPPAQTPPKTPPNRFERRPSSELVPPRPEGEWSSPRVLAWKVNRVLLRGLEKDVVAMQKRNNILNWDLEDMHARSAHYDNRAEYMYSALQVLTAATASFVHGANDVSNAVAPFTTAYQVWSSGGIPEYVEIPIWILAAKKKFRQVCSICGKANHAANVYRNKPGNVTIVSGGSAFLPPRPVLDMVGKKSKKDEDMEMKN; this is encoded by the exons ATGGCGACGCTTCATCAGTATGATTACATTTTTGCCCTGACTGTTTTATTTGCTTGCCTCGATGCTTGGAACATTG GCGCCAACGATGTGGCCAACTCTTTCGGAACGTCGGTCTCTTCGAGATCTCTCACCATGAAACAGGCAATGCTCGTAGCAGCAGTCTGTGAATTTAGTGGAAGTGTATCCGTAGGGTCTCGAGTAGCAGATACCATCCGCACAAAGATTGTCGACCCTCACCACTACGACAGCTCACCTGGTGTTTTGCTCCTGGTCATGATGTGTACCATTGTATCATCATCGCTCTTCCTCACTTTCGCGACCCGTCAAGGACTTCCTGTTTCGACGACACATTCTCTCATTGGCGGTTTAGTCGGTGCAGCCACAGCTTCGATCGGTATTAAAAAGGTTAGTTGGGGATGGCATGGGATTTCGCAGATTTTCGCAGCTTGGGTCATTGCGCCTTTGATCGCCGGATGTTTCGGATACTTGCTGTTTCTTTGCACGAAGAAATTCATCTTGATGAAAAGGACAGCTGTGAAGAGGGCTTTCTTTTCCATCCCGTTTTACACTTATCTCACGGTCGGCGCGCTCACGATGCTTTTGGTCTGGAAGGGGATTCACGTAATTGACTTGTCACCGCGGGATACAGTCATTGCTATATTTGCGACAGCCACCGGGATGACTTTTCTCCAGGCTGTGTTTCTACTACCGTTTCTATGGACGAGGATTATGCATGAGGACTGGACTCTCAAATGGTACCATGTCTTTCAAGGACCGATGCTTCTGTGGCGATCACCACCTCCACCCACACCGATTGGCTTTACGAAACCGAGTATCAGGGACTACTACCAAGGACACCTCACTCGCGAGGAACTCAACTACATACGGACCTCTGAGACTCTTCTCCAATCTATCCAGACACCAAATGGCGAGTTACCGGATCTCGATCGAGACGACGAATGGATCCTCCCTCCACCAGCACAAACACCACCCAAGACTCCACCGAATCGATTCGAACGACGACCTTCTTCGGAACTTGTACCTCCTCGTCCTGAAGGTGAATGGAGTAGTCCCCGCGTCTTGGCATGGAAGGTTAATCGTGTGCTACTTCGCGGTCTGGAGAAGGATGTCGTGGCGATGCAGAAGCGAAACAACATTCTTAACTGGGACTTGGAGGATATGCACGCCCGATCAGCCCATTACGACAACCGTGCAGAATACATGTACTCAGCCCTTCAAGTCCTCACCGCTGCAACAGCTTCTTTCGTCCATGGCGCAAACGACGTCAGCAACGCAGTGGCGCCCTTTACAACAGCATACCAAGTCTGGTCCAGCGGTGGAATCCCAGAGTACGTCGAGATCCCCATCTGGATTCTCGCG gccaagaagaagtttCGCCAAGTCTGCTCAATCTGTGGAAAAGCGAACCATGCTGCTAATGTCTATCGCAACAAGC CTGGCAACGTCACTATCGTCTCTGGCGGCTCTgcttttcttcctcctcgaccTGTCCTTGACATG GTTggcaagaagagcaagaaggatGAGGACATGGAAATGAAGAATTAA
- a CDS encoding hypothetical protein (BUSCO:57614at5125): MSRLLTRRFTSLIRAPTTRFSSTFQSRPGPPKLPASEQAEFERLQRAASVSSAFQPTQETTEATGATPATSQIKHTTTPEKKTDDEMNVGYFRGAPPEFEGDVNPKTGEVGGPKNDPLRWGGESDWSYNGRATDF; the protein is encoded by the coding sequence ATGTCCCGCCTTTTAACTCGCCGCTTCACCTCCCTCATCCGAGCACCCACAACTCGATTTTCATCAACATTCCAATCCCGTCCCGGTCCTCCAAAGCTCCCCGCCTCAGAACAAGCCGAATTCGAGCGTCTACAGCGCGCAGCGTCTGTATCGTCTGCTTTCCAACCTACACAAGAAACGACAGAAGCCACGGGGGCTACACCTGCTACTTCGCAGATTAAACATACGACTACACCCGAAAAGAAAACCGACGATGAGATGAACGTGGGTTACTTCCGTGGTGCGCCGCCAGAGTTTGAGGGTGATGTGAATCCCAAGACTGGAGAGGTTGGAGGACCAAAGAATGACCCTCTTCGATGGGGTGGGGAGAGTGATTGGTCTTATAACGGACGAGCAACAGACTTTTAA
- a CDS encoding hypothetical protein (BUSCO:10058at5125) — translation MSFPSGRELPALGSIARTGSSNSSMSISSMLGGPPPALRESQPPQSHFPPHSAAPGSGPGFATAVHASPRMHSAASEYPPFRRPHTPDHQRPYEPRNSPPGHYTPEVPRYSTPSTYSRHPSGSADHAREPGRLPPGPPPRPSSQPKAYPGMPRPMEMGRPPGPEEAYGRRDEMGRPPPGMEYNPERVGLRPNPYEDRYRAERERMGEAEQRERERRERAYSGSDSGRHSIHPDYGHREPPRNPLPYGRPPDRDPRERDPRDPQGRDPRDIRDRDPRDGQWGRMGADPSYRAPMDHQRPHPDYPPSATPYPPHGVAYPGPPPPDRYPPSSHPMSGPPGQSMPHGPAPYDSPDRARMSLMHAQQQQPHRRPEEGGPPPPTIAYNGAPGPGQLESPRHRNSDDASVPNGQRNLLAIQEMNRKGRISPLPQAVQGAQLQQPGPTGEPGIKSEFGRMFAGIGNGVMGVSSPITSAAMPFTTASLAKREDPENVTPDSGPEAGSKGTKGRRRKLKDDEGKGDDESSGRVTPANRAKRPKTHQHQHHHHHHHAHHHHHHTADAAALSGVVPFKNFKAGAPTNDKGLPVPHHHHPPRPMHQHQHPPAKQPVPNAPPIIPPKAKTIVKSKAILDSVSDRPRHHLGDFIYEPGLKAARLVPNYPTHRAFASNPKPLPWELIKNKENCLLTVKVARVHLSSASREEITSRGYLWGTDVYTDDSDVVAACIHSGWIKGEWTEEVDNSVLDIDQGPGDKRRKKPVTSTVDLNSEGLITAPPTSGPMPIPARRDLHVNILILPRLVKYGASTRHGITSREFGGDYGHRHAVHDGISYMIKSVRWVENGAQPQARLRGQARRDRIRKAMREVKKSLNVNGLEIQEKETNGKLQSGISATWRKKDPEQVEPKTQDQDVVEGDKENSQVTTHEIEANEDENKEQSKDVEMNDAVEAPVAEAKADS, via the exons ATGTCGTTTCCATCCGGTCGAGAACTTCCTGCCCTCGGCTCTATCGCAAGAACtggcagcagcaacagctccATGTCTATATCATCCATGCTAGGTGGCCCGCCACCCGCTCTGCGTGAATCGCAACCTCCGCAGTCGCATTTTCCTCCTCATTCAGCCGCCCCTGGATCAGGCCCTGGCTTCGCGACAGCTGTCCACGCCTCACCACGAATGCATTCAGCCGCTTCTGAATACCCACCTTTCCGTCGGCCACATACCCCAGATCACCAGCGACCCTATGAACCAAGAAACTCCCCACCTGGCCACTACACCCCCGAAGTCCCGCGTTATAGCACGCCTTCCACCTACTCAAGGCATCCTTCAGGTTCTGCAGATCACGCAAGAGAGCCTGGGAGGCTACCTCCTGGGCCTCCTCCACGACCGAGCAGCCAACCCAAGGCATACCCAGGAATGCCACGACCGATGGAAATGGGACGACCACCTGGCCCTGAAGAGGCATACGGGCGACGCGACGAGATGGGTCGACCTCCACCTGGCATGGAATACAACCCCGAACGAGTTGGTCTGCGACCCAACCCCTACGAAGACCGCTATAGAGCAGAACGCGAACGAATGGGTGAGGCTGAGCAGCGCGAGCGCGAAAGAAGGGAACGCGCATATTCTGGAAGCGACTCTGGAAGACACTCGATACATCCGGACTATGGTCATCGCGAACCTCCTCGAAATCCTTTACCGTACGGCCGACCTCCCGATCGCGATCCTAGAGAAAGAGATCCGCGTGATCCCCAGGGCAGGGATCCTAGAGATATCCGAGACCGAGATCCGCGAGATGGGCAATGGGGTCGCATGGGCGCTGATCCCAGCTATCGAGCCCCTATGGATCATCAACGACCACATCCCGACTATCCACCTTCTGCTACACCTTATCCTCCTCATGGTGTTGCTTACCCAGGTCCTCCTCCACCCGatcgatatcctccatcTTCGCATCCCATGTCAGGCCCGCCAGGTCAAAGCATGCCCCATGGACCCGCACCCTATGACTCTCCCGACCGAGCCCGAATGAGTCTAATGCAtgcacaacaacaacaaccgcACCGAAGACCGGAAGAAGGCGGCCCCCCACCGCCGACTATAGCCTACAACGGAGCACCTGGTCCGGGACAACTCGAATCTCCCCGACATCGCAATAGTGATGATGCGTCAGTTCCCAATGGTCAGCGTAATTTGTTGGCGATTCAGGAAATGAACCGCAAGGGAAGAATATCACCTCTCCCGCAAGCCGTACAAGGCGCGCAATTACAACAACCTGGCCCAACTGGCGAGCCAGGAATTAAGAGCGAATTTGGCCGTATGTTTGCAGGTATTGGAAATGGAGTCATGGGCGTTTCAAGCCCCATCACATCCGCTGCCATGCCTTTCACAACTGCCAGTTTGGCCAAGCGCGAGGATCCTGAAAATGTGACACCTGATTCTGGTCCCGAGGCAGGAAGCAAGGGTACAAAAGGCAGGAGGAGAAAACTGAAAGATGATGAAGGCAAGGGTGATGATGAAAGTTCGGGACGAGTTACTCCTGCCAACAGGGCGAAACGtcccaaaactcaccaacatcaacatcaccaccatcatca CCACGcgcatcatcaccaccatcatACAGCTGACGCTGCCGCGTTGAGTGGTGTTGTGCCCTTTAAGAACTTCAAGGCAGGCGCCCCTACAAACGACAAGGGTCTTCCTGTtcctcatcaccatcatccacCGCGGCCCATGCATCAACACCAGCATCCGCCGGCGAAACAGCCTGTGCCAAACGCCCCACCGATTATACCGCCGAAAGCAAAGACAATTGTCAAGTCAAAGGCAATTTTGGATTCGGTGTCGGACCGACCTAGACATCATCTCGGAGATTTTATCTATGAGCCAGGCTTGAAAGCTGCTAGATTGGTGCCAAACTATCCCACACATCGCGCCTTTGCTTCAAACCCCAAACCTTTACCTTGGGAAttgatcaagaacaaggaaaaCTGCTTGTTGACAGTCAAGGTGGCCAGAGTCCATTTGTCATCTGCCTCGAGAGAAGAAATCACCTCAAGAGGTTATCTTTGGGGTACTGATGTTTACACAGACGACTCTGATGTCGTCGCCGCATGCATTCATAGTGGATGGATAAAAGGAGAATGGACTGAGGAAGTCGATAATTCGGTTTTGGATATTGATCAAGGACCCGGCGACAAGCGACGTAAGAAGCCTGTGACCTCGACCGTGGACCTGAATTCAGAAGGTCTCATCACTGCACCCCCCACCAGTGGACCGATGCCGATACCCGCACGACGTGATTTGCATGTCAACATCCTCATTCTTCCCCGCCTGGTTAAATATGGCGCTTCAACTAGACACGGTATCACGAGCCGAGAGTTTGGTGGCGATTATGGTCATCGTCACGCAGTCCACGATGGTATCAGTTACATGATCAAGAGTGTACGATGGGTGGAGAATGGAGCACAGCCACAAGCCCGACTTCGAGGTCAAGCTCGACGTGACCGCATTCGCAAGGCTATGCGCGAGGTCAAAAAGAGTCTCAATGTCAATGGTTTGGAAATCCAAGAGAAGGAAACGAACGGAAAGCTGCAAAGCGGAATATCAGCTACATGGAGGAAAAAGGATCCTGAACAAGTCGAGCCAAAGACCCAGGATCAGGACGTTGTTGAAGGCGACAAGGAAAACAGCCAAGTCACCACACACGAAATCGAAGCAAACGAGGATGAAAATAAGGAACAGTCAAAGGACGTGGAGATGAACGATGCCGTCGAAGCTCCCGTCGCAGAGGCGAAGGCGGATTCATGA
- a CDS encoding hypothetical protein (SECRETED:SignalP(1-24)~CAZy:AA1_3~CAZy:AA1_1) — MYFSASSLFFFPLLIQTLITSVSATFKTKKFDLTITWEDYAPDGFSRKMLLVNGQSPGPVLEIDQDDTVVVKVHNESPEELTVHYHGLEMKGTPWSDGVPGVTQRPIQPGCSFTYRFHATQYGSFWYHSHHRGQIEDGLYGAIIIHPRHDEPNPFHLISEDEHTVYKIKEAVEKVKPIVISDFVHLTSEEKWDMTVAAGIEDSCYDSILFNGKGRVECLDKDVVNANLNEIQKTYLGLVPGGAEFTDKACLPASALNALAGGLGNESALLPGTFSGCKETDGEIETIKISNYLGQWESWLAFDIVGAINFVSGVFSIDGHDMWVYAMDGSYIEPQKVQAIPVTNGDRYSIVIKIANSGDYKMRFSANSAPQLITGHAILSIEGYSAAEGNIEPWINIVGVPASKEVAVFNQIVAFPYPPSPISPTADVTFNLSMAIKGASYLWALNETGLLSEELDDQRPTLFNPQPYVNNNVTISTKLGQWVDLVFVAALFPQPPHPIHKHGSKMYMLGAGTGHFRWDSVEEAIKEIPDQFNLVNPPRRDAFSSAPAEMEPSWVVVRYHAADAGPWLLHCHINNHMVGGMMMVIQDGVDAWPEVPEEYAEGGDGE; from the exons ATGTACTTCTCAGCTTCttccttgtttttttttcctcttcttatACAAACACTCATCACATCGGTGTCTGCAACtttcaagacaaagaagTTTGATCTTACCATAACATGGGAGGACTACGCCCCAGATGGCTTCTCTCGGAAGATGCTTCTTGTCAACGGACAATCTCCCGGTCCTGTACTTGAGATTGACCAAGATGACACTGTCGTTGTCAAGGTCCACAATGAATCTCCAGAGGAACTCACAGTTCATTACCATG GCTTGGAAATGAAAGGTACTCCCTGGTCAGACGGTGTCCCAGGCGTAACTCAACGCCCCATCCAGCCAGGATGCAGCTTTACCTACAGGTTTCACGCAACTCAATATGGGAGTTTCTGGTACCACTCTCACCACCGCGGCCAAATCGAAGATGGTCTCTACGGAGCCATTATCATCCATCCTCGACACGACGAGCCGAATCCATTCCACCTCATCTCTGAGGATGAACATACCGTATACAAGATTAAGGAAGCTGTTGAAAAAGTCAAGCCCATTGTCATTTCTGACTTTGTGCATCTCACATCAGAGGAGAAGTGGGACATGACTGTCGCTGCTGGGATAGAAGATTCCTGCTATGACTCCATCCTTTTCAACGGCAAGGGAAGAGTCGAGTGTCTTGACAAGGATGTTGTCAATGCCAATCTCAATGAGATTCAGAAGACGTACCTTGGGCTGGTACCAGGAGGTGCTGAGTTTACAGACAAGGC ATGTCTGCCCGCTTCTGCCTTGAACGCCCTTGCTGGTGGTCTAGGCAACGAATCAGCCCTCCTCCCAGGTACATTCTCCGGCTGCAAAGAAACAGACGGAGAAATAGAGACGATCAAGATCTCGAACTACCTGGGCCAATGGGAGTCATGGCTTGCTTTTGACATAGTCGGCGCAATCAATTTTGTCAGCGGAGTTTTCTCTATCGATGGCCATGATATGTGGGTATACGCCATGGACGGTTCATACATTGAACCTCAAAAGGTGCAAGCCATTCCCGTAACCAACGGAGATCGATACTCCATCGTTATCAAGATCGCCAACTCGGGCGATTACAAAATGCGTTTCAGTGCCAACAGTGCGCCGCAGCTTATCACAGGCCATGCTATCCTCTCTATCGAAGGATACAGCGCTGCAGAGGGAAACATTGAACCTTGGATCAATATCGTTGGTGTTCCGGCTTCCAAGGAAGTCGCTGTTTTCAACCAAATCGTTGCATTCCCTTACCCGCCAAGTCCGATTTCACCTACTGCCGATGTTACGTTCAACTTGAGCATGGCCATCAAGGGCGCTTCGTATCTCTGGGCGTTGAACGAGACTGGTCTTTTGTCAGAGGAACTCGATGATCAGAGACCAACACTCTTCAACCCTCAGCCTTACGTCAACAACAATGTCACCATCTCGACCAAATTAGGCCAATGGGTCGATCTCGTCTTCGTAGCAGCTCTATTCCCCCAACCACCGCATCCCATCCACAAGCACGGATCAAAGATGTACATGCTGGGCGCTGGTACAGGACACTTTAGATGGGACTCTGTTGAAGAGGCTATCAAGGAGATTCCTGACCAGTTTAACCTTGTTAACCCTCCTCGTCGTGATGCGTTCTCTTCTGCGCCTGCGGAGATGGAGCCCAGTTGGGTGGTTGTTCGGTATCACGCTGCTGATGCTGGACCATGGCTTCTGCATTGCCATATCAACAATCATATGGTTGGTGGGATGATGATGGTCATTCAGGATGGTGTTGATGCTTGGCCTGAAGTACCTGAGGAGTATGCTGAAGGTGGTGATGGAGAGTGA
- a CDS encoding hypothetical protein (TransMembrane:11 (o44-62i74-98o150-169i181-200o220-240i267-288o318-343i363-386o392-413i434-452o464-484i)~BUSCO:19519at5125) — protein sequence MAYYSEKDKSPGGDIENTLDNDGLSRRGPTQSDLLSRSLSARQVQMIAIGGTIGTGLFLGTGKSLATGGPASILIAYAIVGGIVFTTMLALGEMAAFIPVAGSFCTFAGRFVDDAFGFALTWNYWFNDAVSTASDLVALQLILQYWTDNFPGWALSLIFWVVLIAINLISVRAYGEVEYWLSLLKIITIVVFIVTGIVVNCGGNETGEYIGGKNWHLPDAPFVGGIGGFASVFVTASFAYGGTESIAITAGETKDPTKNIPKVVKNVFWRILLFYILSILIIGLNVPYNYPDLNSKETRTSPFTIVFEMTGAKAAGSVINAVILTSVLSAGNHALFAGVRLMYTLAHEGHAPKVLGKLNRNQVPWVAVLVTGFIAGLCFGSSFIGAGQLWSWLQNIVGVSNQLSWISIGITSIRFRQALELQGKTHLLPFKNWTYPYGPWICVFLNSFLVLVQGWSCFSPKFDVVSFISFYIELPVMLIMYVVWKLIKKTKVVKLSEMDLETDVHTIEEKVTEETGWKNKLKNVVTWLF from the exons ATGGCTTATTATTCTGAAAAAGACAAATCGCCAGGAGGCGACATCGAGAATACTCTAGACAACGATGGCTTGTCTAGACGAGGTCCCACGCAGTCGGATCTGCTGAGCCGTTCGCTCTCGGCGCGACAGGTCCAGATGATTGCCATTGGAGGTACAATCGGTACGGGTTTATTCCTTGGTACTGGAAAGTCACTCGCTACAGGTGGTCCAGCGTCGATATTAATCGCCTACGCTATTGTTGGTGGAATTGTTTTTACCACCATGTTGGCTCTGGGCGAGATGGCCGCTTTTATTCCCGTGGCCGGTAGTTTCTGTACTTTTGCAGG ACGCTTTGTGGATGATGCTTTTGGCTTCGCTCTTACTTGGAATTACTGGTTCAATGATGCTGTGTCCACAGCCTCTGATCTTGTTGCACTGCAACTCATTCTTCAATACTGGACCGACAACTTTCCCGGCTGGGCTCTGAGTCTTATTTTCTGGGTTGTTCTCATCGCAATCAACCTCATTTCCGTCAGAGCATACGGTGAAGTTGAGTACTGGCTCAGTCTTCTCAAAATCATCACCATTGTTGTCTTTATCGTCACGGGAATTGTTGTCAACTGTGGTGGTAACGAGACTGGGGAGTACATCGGTGGGAAAAACTGGCATTTGCCTGATGCGCCTTTTGTTGGTGGTATCGGCGGTTTCGCCTCTGTTTTTGTCACTGCTTCTTTTGCCT ATGGTGGAACTGAGAGTATCGCTATTACCGCTGGTGAGACCAAGGATCCCACCAAGAACATTCCCAAAGTTGTCAAGAACGTCTTTTGGCGTATCCTCCTCTTTTA TATCCTCTCAATTCTCATCATCGGCCTCAATGTCCCGTACAACTATCCCGATCTCAACTCCAAGGAAACCCGCACTTCTCCCTTTACCATCGTCTTTGAGATGACAGGTGCCAAAGCTGCCGGAAGTGTCATCAACGCTGTCATCCTAACCAGTGTTCTCTCGGCTGGAAACCACGCTCTTTTCGCGGGTGTGAGGTTGATGTACACTCTCGCACATGAGGGACACGCACCTAAAGTGCTTGGAAAACTCAACCGGAACCAAGTCCCTTGGGTCGCTGTTTTGGTCACCGGTTTCATAGCTGGTCTTTGCTTCGGTTCAAGTTTCATTGGAGCTGGACAACTGTGGTCATGGCTACAGAA CATCGTCGGTGTGTCCAATCAACTAAGCTGGATCTCCATCGGCATCACATCAATCCGCTTCCGTCAAGCCCTCGAACTCCAAGGCAAAACGCATCTGCTTCCCTTTAAGAACTGGACCTACCCCTATGGTCCCTGGATCTGCGTCTTTCTCAACAGCTTTCTGGTGCTTGTCCAGGGTTGGAGCTGTTTCAGTCCCAAATTTGACGTCGTTAGCTTTATCAGCTTCTACATCGAGCTTCCCGTCATGCTCATCATGTATGTTGTGTGGAAACTCATCAAAAAGACAAAGGTTGTCAAGTTGAGTGAGATGGATCTCGAGACGGATGTGCATACCATTGAGGAAAAGGTTACTGAGGAGACGGGGTGGAAGAATAAGTTGAAGAATGTGGTTACTTGGTTGTTTTAA